In Acidobacteriota bacterium, a single genomic region encodes these proteins:
- a CDS encoding transposase → MRLKCNPQKSLNLFGSHLKITNEYHAKYEAIATILDEVPALVDMVHKDLDRALDSTEQRDRRGRKHVFTAENVLRILVCQAIEGESLRGIVIRIDDSGFLRRFVRIDHGPMMDYTTLCKLKNSPPQQNLWVPSGSGNLPS, encoded by the coding sequence ATCCCATCTGAAGATCACCAATGAATACCACGCCAAATACGAGGCGATTGCTACCATCCTCGACGAGGTGCCCGCGCTCGTGGACATGGTTCACAAGGACTTGGATCGAGCGCTCGATTCTACGGAGCAGAGAGATCGGCGAGGGCGTAAGCACGTTTTCACCGCAGAGAATGTGCTCCGGATCCTGGTCTGCCAGGCCATCGAAGGCGAGTCGTTGCGTGGGATCGTCATCCGGATCGACGACAGTGGCTTCCTGCGGCGGTTTGTCCGGATCGACCATGGCCCGATGATGGACTACACAACGCTGTGCAAGCTGAAGAACTCGCCTCCTCAGCAGAATCTGTGGGTGCCTTCCGGTTCTGGCAACTTGCCAAGTTGA